One Syngnathoides biaculeatus isolate LvHL_M chromosome 4, ASM1980259v1, whole genome shotgun sequence DNA window includes the following coding sequences:
- the git2a gene encoding ARF GTPase-activating protein GIT2a isoform X4, with protein sequence MSKRVRNAEVCADCCVPEPRWASVNRGVLICDECCSVHRSLGRHSSQVRHLTHTPWPPTQLQMVQMLYSNGANSIWEHSLLDPASVMTGKRKANPQDKLHPNKSEFIKAKYQMLAFVHRMPCREDDSSTAKDLSKQLHSSVRTGNLETCLRLLSLGAQANFFHPEKGNTPLHVAAKAGQVSQAELLTVYGADPGAPDSNGKTPMDYAREAGHHDLADRLVEIQYELTDRLAFYLCGRKPDHKNGQHFIVPQMADSSLDLSELAKAAKKKLQSLSNHLFEELAMDVYDEVDRRETDAVWLATQNHSALVTETTVVPFLPVNPEYSSTRNQGRQKLARFNAHEFATLVIDILSDAKRRQQGNSVAGPKDNVELLLKNMSGRPRSDSQDNDQPDYDSVASDEDTDQELPSSKGDRTKSLDSDLSDGPITMQEYLEVKNALSASEAKIQHLLKANSNLSDELRLMQKKKEKGAFVTASSSLPSFPSTLSWSKDESNLKASKLEKQSSMPESDYDNTVNDAEADDSGPCRRGRLRSGAAIPELDDAEAEADPTLPSTEDVIRKTEQITKNIQELLRAAQDNKHESFIPCSERIHMAVTEMAALFPKRPRSETVRSSLRLLTSSACRLQGECRKAVPPEGCPGPDMQLVTQQVIQCAYDIAKAAKQLVTITTKENTN encoded by the exons ATGTCCAAACGCGTGAGGAACGCGGAGGTGTGCGCAGACTGTTGCGTCCCAG AACCCCGCTGGGCCTCGGTGAACAGGGGCGTGTTGATCTGCGACGAGTGCTGCAGCGTTCATCGAAGTCTGGGTCGACACAGCTCCCAAGTTCGCCACTTGACGCACACGCCTTGGCCTCCTACGCAGCTCCAA ATGGTTCAGATGTTGTACAGCAACGGTGCCAATTCCATCTGGGAGCACTCCCTTCTGGACCCGGCGTCCGTGATGACTGGAAAACGCAAGGCCAACCCCCAAGACAAGTTGCA CCCCAACAAATCGGAATTCATCAAAGCCAAATATCAAATGTTGGCGTTTGTCCACCGCATGCCTTGTCGAGAGGATGACAGCTCGACGGCCAAGGATCTGAGTAAG CAACTGCATTCAAGTGTTCGCACCGGGAATCTTGAGACCTGCTTGAGGTTGCTGTCACTTGGAGCTCAAGCAAACTTTTTCCACCCC GAAAAAGGAAACACTCCCTTGCATGTGGCAGCAAAGGCAGGCCAAGTGTCTCAGGCTGAACTGTTAACTGTTTACGGCGCAGATCCAGGAGCCCCAGACAGCAACGGTAAAACGCCCATGGATTACGCCAG GGAGGCGGGCCACCACGACCTGGCAGATAGACTAGTGGAGATTCAATATGAGCTCACAGATCGGCTGGCGTTCTACctttgtgggagaaaaccag ATCACAAAAATGGGCAGCACTTCATTGTTCCTCAAATGGCTGACAG CAGTTTAGATTTATCGGAATTGGCCAAGGCAGCGAAGAAGAAGCTGCAGTCG CTAAGTAATCATTTGTTCGAGGAGCTGGCAATGGATGTGTACGATGAGGTGGACAGGCGGGAAACCGATGCAG TGTGGCTGGCAACACAGAATCACAGCGCACTCGTGACAGAGACGACTGTGGTCCCCTTCCTTCCTGTCAATCCAGAGTATTCATCCACAAGAAACCAG GGACGGCAGAAACTTGCCAGATTCAACGCGCACGAATTTGCAACTCTTGTGATAGACATATTAAGCGACGCAAAGCGGAGACAGCAAGGGAATTCGGTAGCCGGCCCCAAAG ATAACGTGGAACTTCTCCTGAAGAATATGTCCGGCAGGCCGCGCAGCGACAGCCAGGATAACGACCAGCCCGACTATGATAGCGTAGCGTCCGACGAGGATACAGACCAAGAGCTCCCTTCAAGTAAAGGAGACCGGACTAAG AGCCTGGATTCCGACCTCTCCGACGGCCCGATCACGATGCAGGAGTACCTGGAGGTGAAGAACGCGCTCTCGGCCTCCGAGGCCAAAATCCAGCACCTCCTGAAAGCCAACAGCAACCTGAGCGACGAGCTGCGGCTGATGCAGAAAAAG AAGGAAAAAGGGGCTTTTGTGACCGCCTCTTCATCCCTCCCCTCATTTCCGTCCACCCTGTCCTGGTCCAAGGATGAAAGTAACCTAAAG GCCTCCAAGTTGGAGAAGCAGAGCAGCATGCCCGAGAGCGACTACGACAACACCGTCAACGACGCCGAGGCGGACGATTCGGG CCCGTGCCGgagagggaggctgaggagcgGCGCCGCCATCCCCGAGCTGGACGACGCGGAGGCGGAGGCGGACCCGACGCTTCCCAGCACCGAGGACGTCATCCGCAAAACGGAGCAGATCACCAAGAATATTCAGGAGCTGCTGCGGGCGGCTCAGGATAACAAACACGAGAG CTTCATACCCTGCTCGGAAAGAATACACATGGCTGTAACAGAAATGGCGGCACTTTTTCCGAAA AGGCCTCGCTCGGAAACGGTGAGAAGCTCCCTGCGCCTGTTGACGTCCAGCGCGTGCAGGCTGCAGGGCGAGTGCAGGAAGGCGGTGCCTCCGGAAGGCTGCCCGGGGCCGGACATGCAGCTTGTCACCCAGCAGGTCATCCAATGCGCTTACGATATTGCCAAGGCGGCCAAGCAGCTCGTCACCATCACCACTAAGGAGAACACCAACTGA
- the git2a gene encoding ARF GTPase-activating protein GIT2a isoform X5, whose protein sequence is MSKRVRNAEVCADCCVPEPRWASVNRGVLICDECCSVHRSLGRHSSQVRHLTHTPWPPTQLQMVQMLYSNGANSIWEHSLLDPASVMTGKRKANPQDKLHPNKSEFIKAKYQMLAFVHRMPCREDDSSTAKDLSKQLHSSVRTGNLETCLRLLSLGAQANFFHPEKGNTPLHVAAKAGQVSQAELLTVYGADPGAPDSNGKTPMDYAREAGHHDLADRLVEIQYELTDRLAFYLCGRKPDHKNGQHFIVPQMADSSLDLSELAKAAKKKLQSLSNHLFEELAMDVYDEVDRRETDAVWLATQNHSALVTETTVVPFLPVNPEYSSTRNQGRQKLARFNAHEFATLVIDILSDAKRRQQGNSVAGPKDNVELLLKNMSGRPRSDSQDNDQPDYDSVASDEDTDQELPSSKGDRTKSLDSDLSDGPITMQEYLEVKNALSASEAKIQHLLKANSNLSDELRLMQKKASKLEKQSSMPESDYDNTVNDAEADDSGPCRRGRLRSGAAIPELDDAEAEADPTLPSTEDVIRKTEQITKNIQELLRAAQDNKHESFIPCSERIHMAVTEMAALFPKRPRSETVRSSLRLLTSSACRLQGECRKAVPPEGCPGPDMQLVTQQVIQCAYDIAKAAKQLVTITTKENTN, encoded by the exons ATGTCCAAACGCGTGAGGAACGCGGAGGTGTGCGCAGACTGTTGCGTCCCAG AACCCCGCTGGGCCTCGGTGAACAGGGGCGTGTTGATCTGCGACGAGTGCTGCAGCGTTCATCGAAGTCTGGGTCGACACAGCTCCCAAGTTCGCCACTTGACGCACACGCCTTGGCCTCCTACGCAGCTCCAA ATGGTTCAGATGTTGTACAGCAACGGTGCCAATTCCATCTGGGAGCACTCCCTTCTGGACCCGGCGTCCGTGATGACTGGAAAACGCAAGGCCAACCCCCAAGACAAGTTGCA CCCCAACAAATCGGAATTCATCAAAGCCAAATATCAAATGTTGGCGTTTGTCCACCGCATGCCTTGTCGAGAGGATGACAGCTCGACGGCCAAGGATCTGAGTAAG CAACTGCATTCAAGTGTTCGCACCGGGAATCTTGAGACCTGCTTGAGGTTGCTGTCACTTGGAGCTCAAGCAAACTTTTTCCACCCC GAAAAAGGAAACACTCCCTTGCATGTGGCAGCAAAGGCAGGCCAAGTGTCTCAGGCTGAACTGTTAACTGTTTACGGCGCAGATCCAGGAGCCCCAGACAGCAACGGTAAAACGCCCATGGATTACGCCAG GGAGGCGGGCCACCACGACCTGGCAGATAGACTAGTGGAGATTCAATATGAGCTCACAGATCGGCTGGCGTTCTACctttgtgggagaaaaccag ATCACAAAAATGGGCAGCACTTCATTGTTCCTCAAATGGCTGACAG CAGTTTAGATTTATCGGAATTGGCCAAGGCAGCGAAGAAGAAGCTGCAGTCG CTAAGTAATCATTTGTTCGAGGAGCTGGCAATGGATGTGTACGATGAGGTGGACAGGCGGGAAACCGATGCAG TGTGGCTGGCAACACAGAATCACAGCGCACTCGTGACAGAGACGACTGTGGTCCCCTTCCTTCCTGTCAATCCAGAGTATTCATCCACAAGAAACCAG GGACGGCAGAAACTTGCCAGATTCAACGCGCACGAATTTGCAACTCTTGTGATAGACATATTAAGCGACGCAAAGCGGAGACAGCAAGGGAATTCGGTAGCCGGCCCCAAAG ATAACGTGGAACTTCTCCTGAAGAATATGTCCGGCAGGCCGCGCAGCGACAGCCAGGATAACGACCAGCCCGACTATGATAGCGTAGCGTCCGACGAGGATACAGACCAAGAGCTCCCTTCAAGTAAAGGAGACCGGACTAAG AGCCTGGATTCCGACCTCTCCGACGGCCCGATCACGATGCAGGAGTACCTGGAGGTGAAGAACGCGCTCTCGGCCTCCGAGGCCAAAATCCAGCACCTCCTGAAAGCCAACAGCAACCTGAGCGACGAGCTGCGGCTGATGCAGAAAAAG GCCTCCAAGTTGGAGAAGCAGAGCAGCATGCCCGAGAGCGACTACGACAACACCGTCAACGACGCCGAGGCGGACGATTCGGG CCCGTGCCGgagagggaggctgaggagcgGCGCCGCCATCCCCGAGCTGGACGACGCGGAGGCGGAGGCGGACCCGACGCTTCCCAGCACCGAGGACGTCATCCGCAAAACGGAGCAGATCACCAAGAATATTCAGGAGCTGCTGCGGGCGGCTCAGGATAACAAACACGAGAG CTTCATACCCTGCTCGGAAAGAATACACATGGCTGTAACAGAAATGGCGGCACTTTTTCCGAAA AGGCCTCGCTCGGAAACGGTGAGAAGCTCCCTGCGCCTGTTGACGTCCAGCGCGTGCAGGCTGCAGGGCGAGTGCAGGAAGGCGGTGCCTCCGGAAGGCTGCCCGGGGCCGGACATGCAGCTTGTCACCCAGCAGGTCATCCAATGCGCTTACGATATTGCCAAGGCGGCCAAGCAGCTCGTCACCATCACCACTAAGGAGAACACCAACTGA